A part of Sulfurimonas sp. HSL-1716 genomic DNA contains:
- a CDS encoding ferredoxin-thioredoxin reductase catalytic domain-containing protein encodes MSIIKIDMNSPEFQAELEKTVRFTDKVINQFGWEYNPEDMINEGVQMGLARNKMMYNKRFCPCFMVEEVEGKPKSVEDRVCPCTPAIEKEIPEEGVCHCQIFCTPEYAAKKRIEMGMEEVVHQHSRGLTKEECEVLVNNSELDSDELISLLEARELGMVKFKLVDVREYMEWQMGHIKGADQLIPTSSFFNTLNESQLDKNENIIVYCHVGSRSAHVARILKDMGYTKIGNLTHGIISYDGEIER; translated from the coding sequence ATGAGTATAATCAAGATAGATATGAATTCACCGGAATTTCAAGCAGAGCTTGAAAAAACCGTCCGTTTTACGGATAAAGTGATCAATCAGTTCGGCTGGGAATACAACCCTGAAGATATGATCAACGAGGGTGTCCAAATGGGACTTGCCCGCAATAAGATGATGTACAACAAAAGATTTTGCCCATGTTTCATGGTCGAAGAGGTCGAAGGAAAACCAAAAAGCGTAGAAGACAGAGTATGTCCTTGTACTCCTGCTATTGAAAAAGAGATCCCCGAAGAGGGTGTATGTCATTGCCAGATATTTTGTACTCCGGAATATGCCGCTAAAAAAAGAATCGAGATGGGTATGGAAGAGGTCGTTCACCAACATTCCCGCGGTCTGACCAAAGAGGAATGCGAAGTTTTGGTAAACAACAGCGAACTCGATTCAGACGAACTTATATCGCTGCTTGAAGCGCGTGAGCTCGGAATGGTCAAGTTTAAACTTGTCGACGTCCGCGAATACATGGAGTGGCAGATGGGTCACATCAAAGGCGCAGATCAGCTGATCCCGACAAGCAGTTTCTTCAATACGCTAAACGAATCTCAGCTTGATAAAAATGAAAACATCATCGTCTATTGCCATGTAGGAAGCAGAAGTGCACATGTTGCAAGAATATTGAAAGATATGGGATATACCAAGATAGGGAACTTGACACACGGTATTATTTCTTACGACGGTGAGATTGAACGTTAA
- the rplI gene encoding 50S ribosomal protein L9 produces the protein MKVLLTKDVKGLGKAGEVKEVKDGYGKNFLIGKGLAQHATNDVLARHAAQERKRKENEAQEIAELKALALKLDKLEIVITKKIGQNNHLFGAVTKDEIANALQEQHGIEIDKKHIVSKENIKTVGEHDIDFKLGHGLHATLHVDVVGE, from the coding sequence ATGAAAGTATTATTGACAAAAGATGTAAAAGGCTTGGGTAAAGCCGGAGAAGTAAAAGAGGTCAAAGACGGTTACGGAAAAAATTTCCTTATCGGGAAAGGCCTTGCACAGCATGCGACCAACGATGTTTTGGCGCGTCATGCCGCCCAGGAAAGAAAAAGAAAAGAGAATGAAGCCCAGGAGATTGCAGAATTAAAAGCTCTTGCTCTCAAACTGGATAAACTGGAGATAGTCATCACAAAAAAAATAGGCCAGAATAACCACCTTTTCGGTGCAGTGACCAAAGATGAGATAGCAAATGCACTGCAAGAACAGCATGGTATCGAAATAGACAAAAAACATATCGTCTCAAAGGAAAACATCAAAACCGTCGGTGAGCACGATATAGATTTCAAACTGGGACACGGTCTGCATGCGACTTTGCATGTAGATGTTGTCGGTGAATAA
- the hslV gene encoding ATP-dependent protease subunit HslV, with amino-acid sequence MFDATTILAYKGKNKAVIGGDGQVTFGNSVLKGNATKIRTLYNGKILAGFAGSTADAFNLFEMFEDYLTDRKGDLLKAVIDFSKAWRKDKVLRRLEAMMIVLNKEHIFILTGNGDVVEPEDGEIASIGSGGNFAISAARALKRHAQGMDEEFLVEESLKIAAELCIYTNHNIKTLILEEDS; translated from the coding sequence ATGTTCGACGCTACGACCATACTGGCATATAAAGGCAAAAATAAAGCGGTCATAGGCGGCGACGGACAGGTGACGTTTGGCAACAGTGTTCTAAAAGGCAACGCTACCAAGATCAGAACTCTTTATAACGGCAAGATCCTCGCGGGATTTGCCGGAAGTACCGCCGATGCATTTAACCTTTTTGAAATGTTCGAAGATTATTTGACAGACAGAAAAGGCGACCTTCTCAAAGCCGTCATCGATTTTTCCAAAGCCTGGAGAAAAGACAAAGTTCTGCGCCGCTTAGAAGCAATGATGATCGTACTTAATAAAGAGCATATCTTTATTCTTACGGGAAACGGTGATGTCGTAGAGCCTGAAGACGGCGAGATCGCATCTATTGGCAGCGGCGGCAACTTTGCGATCTCTGCGGCACGCGCTCTTAAACGTCATGCACAAGGCATGGACGAAGAATTTTTAGTCGAAGAAAGCTTAAAGATCGCAGCAGAGCTTTGCATCTACACCAATCACAACATTAAAACACTTATATTAGAGGAAGACTCGTAA
- the hslU gene encoding HslU--HslV peptidase ATPase subunit, translated as MDMTPKEIVEYLDNYVIGQKDAKKSIALALRTRYRRMQLDKNIQDEIMPKNILMIGSTGVGKTEISRRLAKMMKVPFIKVEASKYTEVGFVGRDVESMIRDLVVASISIVKTEKEEENAEKIENYVVNKIVEKLLPPISDLASEQKKTEYKELLKKMEDKVVSNEMDDKIIKIDLAKASVEFNDTNLPPEMVKVQESFTKMFSSLSKENNTVEVTVKDAKQLLRQEASSKLLDMTNIHNEALKRAEDGGIIFLDEIDKIAVNSKSEGRNDPSKEGVQRDLLPIVEGSSVTTKYGVIKTDHILFIAAGAFHLCKPSDLIPELQGRFPLRVELESLDEESLYKILVQTKNSLLRQYKSLLDVEGVELEFSEESIRAIAKVSHRANEITEDIGARRLHTVLEKVLEDVSFNADEFSGQKYIVTPELVHEKLDLVVENQDLSRYIL; from the coding sequence ATGGATATGACTCCAAAAGAGATCGTAGAGTATCTGGATAACTATGTCATCGGCCAAAAAGATGCAAAAAAAAGCATTGCACTGGCGCTGAGAACCAGATACAGAAGAATGCAGCTTGACAAGAATATCCAAGACGAAATAATGCCAAAGAACATCCTGATGATAGGTTCTACAGGTGTCGGAAAAACCGAAATATCCCGCCGTCTTGCAAAGATGATGAAAGTTCCTTTTATCAAGGTCGAAGCCAGCAAATATACCGAAGTCGGATTTGTAGGACGTGATGTCGAGTCTATGATAAGAGATCTCGTCGTCGCATCGATCTCGATCGTAAAGACGGAAAAAGAGGAAGAGAATGCCGAAAAGATAGAGAACTATGTCGTAAACAAGATAGTCGAAAAACTTCTGCCTCCTATCTCCGATCTGGCTTCCGAACAGAAAAAAACCGAGTATAAAGAGCTTTTAAAAAAAATGGAAGACAAAGTCGTATCGAACGAAATGGACGATAAAATCATCAAGATCGATCTGGCAAAGGCATCTGTCGAGTTCAATGATACGAATCTCCCGCCCGAGATGGTGAAAGTCCAGGAATCTTTTACAAAGATGTTCAGCTCACTTTCCAAAGAGAACAATACCGTAGAAGTCACGGTAAAAGACGCAAAACAGCTTCTCCGTCAAGAAGCAAGTTCAAAACTGCTTGATATGACCAATATCCATAACGAAGCGTTAAAACGCGCAGAAGACGGCGGTATAATCTTTTTAGATGAGATCGACAAGATAGCTGTCAACTCTAAAAGCGAAGGCAGAAACGATCCGAGCAAAGAGGGAGTCCAGCGCGATCTGCTTCCCATAGTCGAAGGAAGCAGCGTCACTACAAAATACGGCGTGATCAAGACCGACCATATTTTATTTATTGCTGCGGGAGCCTTTCATCTATGCAAGCCCAGCGATCTTATTCCGGAGCTTCAAGGACGTTTTCCTTTACGTGTCGAACTTGAATCTTTAGATGAAGAATCGCTTTACAAAATACTTGTTCAGACAAAGAACTCTCTGCTTCGTCAATACAAATCTCTGCTGGATGTGGAAGGCGTCGAACTGGAGTTTAGCGAAGAATCGATCCGTGCGATCGCAAAAGTCTCGCACAGAGCGAACGAGATAACCGAAGATATAGGGGCAAGACGTCTGCATACCGTACTTGAAAAAGTTTTAGAAGACGTAAGCTTCAATGCCGATGAGTTCAGCGGTCAAAAATATATCGTTACGCCGGAACTCGTTCACGAAAAACTTGACCTTGTCGTCGAGAACCAAGATCTTTCAAGATATATACTATAA
- the era gene encoding GTPase Era: MSKCGFVALVGRPNAGKSTLMNSILGEKIAMVSQKANATRKRSNAIVMHGDAQIIFVDTPGLHEKEKILNQFMLEEALKAIGDCDLIVYLSPVTDSLEHYEKFLKINGGKKKHIVVLSKIDQVSQEKLFKRINSYNQYSDRFEALIPVSISKKVGHKDLLDTIVKYLDESPYLYDPEDITTQMLRDIYREFIREAIFDNVSDEVPYESDVIIDKIDEKRDIDHIRATIILEKESQKGIILGSGGSTIKRIGKSARLKIEQLSGKKVFLDLFVSVKKGWTNDKKFLEEIGYK; this comes from the coding sequence ATGAGCAAATGCGGTTTTGTAGCACTGGTAGGACGTCCAAACGCAGGCAAGAGCACACTGATGAATTCGATTCTCGGAGAAAAGATCGCGATGGTCTCCCAAAAAGCCAATGCGACAAGAAAACGCTCCAATGCAATCGTTATGCACGGCGATGCCCAGATCATCTTCGTCGATACTCCGGGACTGCATGAAAAAGAGAAGATACTCAACCAGTTCATGCTCGAAGAAGCGTTAAAAGCGATCGGCGACTGCGATCTCATCGTATATCTTTCACCCGTCACCGATTCACTCGAGCATTATGAAAAATTCTTAAAGATCAACGGCGGTAAGAAAAAACATATCGTGGTCCTCAGCAAGATAGATCAGGTCTCGCAGGAGAAACTTTTCAAACGTATAAACTCTTATAACCAGTATTCAGACCGGTTCGAAGCTTTGATACCTGTGAGTATCTCAAAAAAAGTCGGGCATAAAGATCTGCTGGACACGATAGTAAAGTACCTCGATGAATCTCCGTATCTGTATGACCCTGAAGATATTACGACACAGATGCTAAGAGATATTTACAGAGAGTTCATAAGAGAAGCTATCTTTGACAACGTCAGCGACGAGGTTCCCTACGAATCGGACGTTATCATCGATAAAATAGATGAAAAAAGAGATATAGATCATATACGGGCGACAATCATACTTGAAAAAGAGAGCCAAAAAGGGATCATTCTCGGAAGCGGCGGCTCTACGATCAAAAGAATCGGAAAAAGTGCACGACTTAAAATTGAACAGCTTTCTGGTAAAAAAGTGTTTTTGGACCTTTTTGTTTCCGTTAAAAAAGGCTGGACAAACGATAAAAAATTTTTAGAGGAGATCGGTTATAAATGA
- a CDS encoding L,D-transpeptidase family protein: MIKVLLVLVFVNFAFAQDILTQYRLNGIDGIEQRLDQELSEKSYWDKVLSHADTKYGYFEADMDILTCNKKESSLELHVMDKNNTFHEINNYSAFTGKYSGDKMKEGDLRTPVGIYTIVKKIDKIDSFYGPLALVTSYPNLYDRYNNKDGHGIWIHGLPINKERDEFTKGCIAIGNDDIVCLDRKINYDKTLLIINDTNIKTYPSKDDLSVILANLYKWRYSWIYNDLKTYLSFYDESFKRFDGMQINDFKKYKTRIFNKNEKKSIVFTNISVIPYPNYEKNIYEISFNETYRSDSFSFSGNKKLIVQLSDTAFKILTER; the protein is encoded by the coding sequence ATGATAAAGGTATTATTAGTTCTGGTATTTGTAAACTTTGCTTTTGCACAAGACATACTGACACAATATAGGCTAAACGGGATAGACGGCATCGAACAAAGGCTCGATCAAGAACTGTCGGAAAAATCTTATTGGGACAAAGTGTTGAGTCACGCCGACACAAAATACGGATATTTCGAAGCAGATATGGACATCCTTACCTGTAATAAAAAGGAATCTTCGCTTGAACTGCATGTAATGGACAAAAACAACACTTTTCATGAGATAAACAACTACAGTGCGTTCACGGGAAAATACAGCGGCGACAAAATGAAAGAGGGAGATCTAAGAACACCCGTGGGGATCTATACCATTGTGAAAAAGATCGATAAGATCGATTCCTTTTACGGTCCTTTGGCACTTGTGACCTCATACCCGAACCTTTACGACAGATACAACAATAAAGACGGCCACGGTATCTGGATCCATGGTCTGCCTATAAATAAAGAGAGAGACGAGTTCACAAAAGGATGTATCGCCATAGGCAACGACGATATCGTTTGTCTGGATAGAAAAATAAACTATGACAAGACTCTGCTTATCATAAACGATACGAACATCAAAACGTATCCTTCAAAAGATGATCTCTCCGTCATCCTTGCAAACCTTTATAAATGGAGATATTCTTGGATATACAACGATCTAAAAACCTATTTGAGTTTTTATGACGAATCTTTTAAACGCTTCGACGGAATGCAGATCAATGATTTCAAGAAATATAAGACCAGAATATTCAATAAAAATGAAAAAAAGAGCATCGTATTTACCAATATATCGGTGATCCCTTATCCAAACTATGAAAAAAACATCTATGAGATCAGTTTTAATGAGACTTACAGATCGGACAGTTTTTCGTTTTCAGGTAATAAAAAACTGATCGTGCAGTTAAGCGACACCGCATTTAAAATACTAACAGAAAGATAA
- a CDS encoding M99 family carboxypeptidase catalytic domain-containing protein, whose product MLRFFLAICMIFVSAQAYDFNFIKKHGTDNNNTLLVIGGIHGNEPGGYFSAEILASHYKIKSGNLWIVPNLNARSIQADKRGVFGDMNRKFSTITKNDPDFDIVSDIKKIILDKNVTLIINLHDGHGFYRNKNLGTIFNPKAWGQTCVIDQCNLKNSATYNNMDKIATKVKENINKSLIENHHIFNVKNTNTKFDDEEMRHSLTYFAVTHNKPAFAIETSKNLSSLSQKVYYQLNAIEEFMTIMNIKFERDFKLDSKDITNIINDYGSIIINGNILLDLRDIKKSLSFIPLQWRNNDFVFSSSIGSVKTQNGSFDLYVGNKKITTLHRENFSLCKKSDNNVSIEVDGKVKQFKFASEFFVNDDFKVVNSNNLRVNVIGFTDKTHKNESGLTINYKSLDKNYSIDNHKKRFRIEFYDKSSFCGMILVNFR is encoded by the coding sequence ATGCTGCGCTTTTTTCTTGCAATATGCATGATCTTCGTATCTGCACAGGCCTATGATTTCAACTTTATCAAAAAACACGGAACCGATAACAACAATACGCTGCTGGTCATAGGAGGTATACACGGTAACGAGCCCGGCGGATACTTTTCCGCGGAAATACTTGCTTCGCACTATAAGATAAAATCCGGTAATCTGTGGATCGTTCCAAACTTAAACGCAAGAAGCATTCAAGCCGACAAAAGAGGCGTCTTCGGTGATATGAACCGCAAATTCTCAACGATCACCAAAAATGACCCCGACTTCGACATAGTTTCCGATATCAAAAAGATCATCCTCGACAAAAACGTAACGCTTATCATCAATCTTCACGACGGACACGGATTTTACAGGAACAAGAATTTAGGAACTATTTTCAATCCTAAGGCATGGGGACAGACCTGCGTCATCGATCAGTGTAACTTAAAAAACAGCGCGACATATAACAATATGGATAAAATCGCGACAAAAGTGAAAGAGAACATCAACAAAAGCCTTATTGAAAACCATCATATATTCAACGTCAAAAACACCAATACCAAATTTGACGACGAAGAGATGAGACACTCTCTTACCTATTTTGCCGTAACACACAACAAGCCTGCATTCGCGATAGAAACGAGTAAAAACCTTTCAAGTCTTTCACAAAAAGTTTATTATCAATTAAACGCCATAGAAGAATTTATGACCATTATGAACATCAAATTCGAAAGAGATTTTAAACTTGATTCAAAAGATATAACGAACATAATAAACGATTATGGAAGTATTATTATAAATGGTAATATTTTATTAGATTTGCGAGATATAAAAAAATCTTTAAGTTTTATTCCGCTACAATGGAGAAATAACGATTTTGTGTTTTCTAGTTCAATAGGGAGTGTAAAAACACAAAATGGCTCTTTTGATTTATATGTCGGAAACAAGAAGATAACGACCTTACACAGAGAAAACTTCTCTCTTTGTAAAAAGTCGGACAATAATGTTTCTATAGAAGTAGATGGAAAAGTTAAACAGTTCAAATTCGCTTCAGAGTTTTTCGTTAATGACGATTTTAAAGTAGTGAATTCTAATAACCTAAGGGTAAACGTCATCGGATTTACCGACAAAACTCATAAAAACGAAAGCGGTTTGACGATCAACTATAAATCTTTGGATAAAAATTACTCGATAGATAATCATAAAAAAAGATTTCGTATCGAATTTTATGATAAGAGTTCGTTCTGCGGAATGATCCTCGTTAATTTTAGGTAG
- the pilO gene encoding type 4a pilus biogenesis protein PilO, translating to MKTNIEDYLYKIDNVLNQKSKKDLYMLYILIVVSIIALSYLTLFDSSKALFDQEHAKVERLQQKLNVDNEYLRINTELTVAQLDKEIKTLKNQYMMYKDYNEYIKYQIERISSLFYDEQTWGEYIDSISENAKKYNVKILNFNNKYATNSTTFGHVLDINVRVDGTYKNTLKFINSIEQSFLVVDLHNLSMKAEDKLYSDLNISVWGIN from the coding sequence ATGAAAACAAATATTGAAGACTACCTTTACAAGATAGATAACGTACTCAACCAAAAGTCTAAAAAAGATCTGTATATGCTGTATATATTGATAGTCGTCTCTATAATCGCACTGTCATATCTGACTTTGTTTGATTCATCCAAAGCGCTTTTCGACCAGGAACACGCAAAAGTCGAAAGACTCCAGCAGAAACTAAATGTCGACAATGAGTACCTGAGGATAAACACCGAACTTACGGTCGCTCAGCTGGATAAAGAGATCAAAACGTTAAAAAATCAATACATGATGTACAAAGATTATAATGAATATATAAAATATCAGATCGAAAGGATCTCTTCTTTGTTCTATGATGAGCAGACATGGGGAGAATATATCGATTCGATTTCCGAAAATGCTAAAAAATACAATGTAAAAATACTTAATTTCAATAATAAATATGCAACGAACAGCACGACCTTCGGACATGTCCTTGATATCAACGTAAGAGTGGACGGAACGTATAAAAATACGCTCAAGTTTATAAACTCTATCGAGCAGAGCTTTTTGGTCGTTGATCTGCACAACCTCTCTATGAAAGCCGAAGACAAGCTGTATAGCGATCTTAATATCTCGGTATGGGGGATCAATTGA
- the mshL gene encoding pilus (MSHA type) biogenesis protein MshL: MKTQYKNILKTSVVSTVAALMLLSTSVSADCTYELFNISSVKGTRITDFIDQLSDECEFTVVVSDSQAEKILRTPLNKTHIKNLTINEVLDLILKQNNLTYSFENNILKISYLNTRVFNIDYILSQRKGKGSTDVTLSSSGGASSLDTAASGTTSSSTATASSTVTTTNPSTANSGISIESTDEVVFWAQLDKELEHVLNRPEDKYKAEAPIINKNAGLITVTATQEQINRLDKYLKKLQDKVKLQVLIDVQLLTVSMSKSKTTGIDWSQLYKLQNIKVDASYNTDHASGDDYIKATGASIDLDQVVKFLKTQGNVSSISNPKVLTLNNQPALVTAGTEYFYKIQQSTNQQGTGGGVAATTQNEEISSVFAGILLDITPEISDNDMITLKINPSLSETTTDMSNTSSANRTTPPDLNRRQLSSVVTVKDGNRIILGGLIHTSTSKGGNHVPILGSIPGLSYLFRREENTKQIEELVIVIEPHIIRKAKSNLSLSDLGYEGISNNLLNHNLTAEELEKGTTENKSTKKAEKQDDK; encoded by the coding sequence ATGAAAACACAATACAAAAACATATTAAAAACATCGGTTGTAAGTACAGTAGCAGCATTAATGTTATTATCTACTTCTGTATCGGCGGATTGTACGTATGAGCTGTTTAATATCAGCTCGGTAAAAGGTACCAGAATCACGGACTTTATCGACCAGCTTAGTGATGAATGTGAATTTACCGTCGTCGTTTCCGATTCACAGGCGGAAAAAATACTGAGAACTCCGTTAAATAAAACTCATATAAAGAATCTTACTATCAACGAGGTATTGGACCTGATACTCAAACAAAACAACTTAACCTACTCTTTTGAGAACAATATACTTAAGATCTCGTATTTAAATACAAGAGTGTTCAACATAGACTATATTCTTTCCCAAAGAAAAGGAAAAGGCAGCACCGACGTCACCCTCTCATCTTCCGGAGGGGCCAGCAGCCTTGATACAGCGGCATCTGGTACAACAAGTTCATCGACGGCAACGGCATCTTCTACTGTAACAACAACCAATCCTTCTACGGCAAACTCGGGAATATCGATAGAATCTACTGATGAAGTAGTGTTCTGGGCACAGCTGGATAAAGAGCTCGAACATGTGCTTAACAGACCTGAAGATAAATATAAAGCCGAAGCTCCAATCATAAACAAAAATGCCGGACTTATCACCGTTACGGCTACGCAAGAACAGATCAACAGACTTGACAAATATTTGAAAAAGCTGCAAGACAAGGTCAAACTGCAGGTTCTTATCGACGTTCAGCTCTTAACCGTTTCTATGAGTAAAAGCAAAACGACCGGTATCGACTGGAGCCAGCTGTATAAACTGCAAAATATAAAAGTCGATGCCTCGTACAACACCGATCATGCGTCAGGTGATGACTATATCAAAGCAACCGGAGCAAGCATCGATCTGGATCAAGTCGTCAAATTCTTAAAAACACAAGGAAACGTAAGCTCGATCTCAAATCCTAAAGTATTGACTCTAAATAATCAGCCCGCACTCGTAACTGCGGGAACGGAATATTTTTATAAAATACAGCAATCGACTAACCAGCAGGGAACAGGCGGCGGAGTGGCTGCTACTACGCAAAACGAAGAGATAAGCTCCGTATTTGCAGGAATTCTTTTGGATATCACACCTGAAATATCCGATAACGATATGATCACATTGAAAATAAACCCGTCTCTATCGGAAACGACAACTGATATGTCCAATACGTCATCTGCGAACAGAACTACACCGCCCGATCTTAACAGAAGACAGCTTTCTTCTGTCGTAACCGTTAAAGACGGCAACAGGATAATCTTAGGAGGTCTGATTCATACGAGCACTTCAAAAGGCGGTAACCATGTACCGATACTTGGAAGTATCCCAGGCCTTAGCTATCTTTTCAGACGCGAAGAAAACACTAAGCAAATTGAGGAGCTCGTAATAGTCATCGAACCTCATATCATTCGAAAAGCAAAATCAAACCTTTCACTTTCCGATCTTGGATATGAAGGCATCAGCAATAATCTGCTTAACCACAACCTGACGGCAGAAGAGTTAGAAAAAGGCACAACAGAAAACAAGTCAACAAAGAAAGCTGAAAAACAGGATGACAAATAA
- a CDS encoding ATP-binding protein has product MTNNSIYEKPKMVFLDTVDAKNYVHIDRSSSIYQSLKETVQKPLKMILLYGKPGTGKSMLLTKLFSDLSKHQKIHLYSTPLIDESEFFKSLAADLFEVKYNGELNLTQFLKIAKNYESKHVPLILLDEAQLYPPELMEKIRLLSDSRIVKFVIVLHKTEQEDIIAKEHFQTRIWESIELSNATSGELKIYIQKKLMKANCFDIANMFHDKAAEKIHKITRGNYRDTNKLVHSLFEIYEWYDNNQPYKLNRSFVSNKIIEMAAISTGLVNA; this is encoded by the coding sequence ATGACAAATAATAGTATTTATGAAAAACCTAAAATGGTTTTTCTTGATACGGTCGATGCGAAGAACTACGTTCATATAGACCGCAGTTCAAGTATATATCAATCACTTAAAGAGACTGTACAAAAACCATTGAAGATGATACTTCTCTACGGAAAACCGGGTACAGGAAAGAGTATGCTCCTCACCAAGCTTTTTAGCGATCTTTCCAAACATCAGAAGATCCATCTGTACAGCACTCCGCTTATAGATGAAAGCGAGTTTTTCAAATCTCTGGCAGCCGATCTTTTTGAAGTGAAATATAACGGGGAACTGAACTTGACACAGTTCTTAAAAATCGCTAAAAACTATGAGTCAAAACATGTTCCTCTTATCCTGCTTGACGAAGCACAACTCTACCCGCCGGAGTTGATGGAGAAGATAAGACTGCTGTCCGATTCGAGAATCGTAAAATTTGTAATAGTGCTTCACAAGACCGAACAAGAGGATATTATCGCCAAAGAACATTTTCAAACAAGAATCTGGGAAAGTATAGAACTGAGCAATGCCACAAGTGGCGAACTTAAAATATACATACAAAAAAAACTTATGAAAGCTAACTGCTTCGATATTGCAAATATGTTTCATGACAAAGCTGCAGAAAAGATACATAAGATCACCCGCGGCAATTACAGAGATACCAACAAACTGGTACACTCGCTATTTGAAATATACGAATGGTACGACAATAACCAGCCATATAAACTAAATAGAAGTTTCGTATCCAATAAGATCATAGAGATGGCTGCTATCTCCACAGGACTTGTCAATGCTTAA